In Aphanothece sacrum FPU1, a single genomic region encodes these proteins:
- the cdaA gene encoding diadenylate cyclase CdaA, whose translation MSGEPPDHRWMPSELIHNSLDIGLVLLLTYLMLLAIGERRTLWMVRGLIIVMLAAVISEKLQLTLLNFVLEKLVLGAAVAMAVIFQGEFRRFLELLGRGQILKLFQGRRPAPKVDSVIDEIVDAVKELSQNRTGALMVLETFASVDGRVFVNSGVPLDGEVSKELIQTIFQPKTLLHDGAVFIRGSRIISAGVILPLSEQTTSRQLGTRHRAAMGITERVDNCLCIIVSEETGSISLAERGVLDRPLTSSKLKELLEQRFSLLVERESVAPAWGVLSRTIRGKVRNLLQKRTVNGSSSNSSEDKK comes from the coding sequence ATGTCGGGTGAGCCTCCTGACCATCGCTGGATGCCCTCAGAATTGATCCATAACAGTCTTGACATTGGTTTAGTGCTGTTATTAACCTACTTGATGCTCCTCGCTATTGGGGAGCGTCGTACCCTATGGATGGTTCGGGGGCTAATTATTGTAATGTTGGCAGCAGTGATCAGCGAAAAGCTACAATTAACACTGCTCAATTTTGTGTTGGAAAAATTAGTTTTAGGGGCCGCCGTGGCCATGGCCGTTATTTTTCAAGGAGAATTTAGACGGTTTCTTGAATTGTTGGGTCGTGGACAAATCCTAAAATTGTTTCAGGGGCGACGACCTGCCCCTAAAGTTGATAGTGTGATTGATGAAATTGTCGATGCGGTTAAAGAACTTTCCCAAAACCGAACCGGGGCCCTGATGGTGCTGGAAACTTTTGCCTCTGTTGATGGCCGAGTTTTTGTCAATTCAGGGGTTCCTTTAGATGGGGAAGTATCAAAAGAACTGATTCAGACTATTTTTCAGCCAAAAACTTTACTTCACGATGGAGCAGTTTTTATTCGGGGTTCTCGTATTATCTCGGCTGGGGTCATTTTACCCTTATCCGAACAAACCACCTCCCGTCAGTTGGGAACTAGACATCGGGCCGCTATGGGCATTACCGAAAGAGTGGATAATTGTTTATGTATTATTGTTTCTGAAGAAACGGGTTCGATTTCTTTAGCCGAAAGGGGAGTTCTTGATCGTCCCCTAACTAGCAGTAAACTAAAAGAGTTACTCGAGCAACGATTTTCTCTCCTGGTTGAGCGAGAATCTGTTGCACCAGCTTGGGGTGTCCTCAGCCGTACCATTAGGGGAAAAGTCCGAAATCTATTGCAAAAACGTACTGTTAATGGTTCTTCCTCGAACTCATCAGAAGATAAGAAATGA
- the lysA gene encoding diaminopimelate decarboxylase → MISTELKTANSGKDYIPEIIPGQKQRSPNQSLLPLSASINKNDCLEIGGCDLKTLVEQFGSPLYILDEFTLRTACSQYREAFNTYYPGISQVIYASKAWSCLAVVSIVASEQLGFDVVSAGELHTTVTALEKMGYSPEKIANQIYFHGNNKSVEELQLAIAIKCTIIVDNWLELETLVKLGNLNPNNPIPILLRLTPGIECHTHEYIRTGHLDSKFGFDPHQIEAVFTYVSQQKALNCRGLHAHIGSQIFERQPHQDLADVLVKWIKKGQTYGLNLEELNIGGGLGIRYTQSDDPPSIEEWVKAVSQAVTKACLAENIPLPKLIAEPGRSLIGSACVTAYTIGSRKEIPEIRTYLAVDGGMSDNPRPITYQSLYRTIIANRMSTPLTETVTVAGKHCESGDILIKDAQLPQTQPGDILVVMGTGAYNYSMASNYNRLPRPAAVLVQDGEANLIVQRETINDLIRQDRLPDRLLA, encoded by the coding sequence ATGATATCAACAGAGCTAAAAACAGCCAACTCAGGAAAGGATTATATTCCCGAAATTATCCCCGGACAAAAACAGAGATCGCCCAATCAATCTCTATTACCTCTGAGTGCCAGCATTAACAAAAATGACTGTTTAGAAATCGGTGGATGTGATTTAAAGACCTTAGTAGAACAATTTGGTTCCCCCCTCTACATCCTAGATGAATTTACCCTACGCACCGCCTGTAGTCAATATCGAGAAGCTTTTAATACTTACTATCCAGGCATTTCTCAAGTTATTTACGCCTCAAAAGCTTGGAGTTGTTTAGCGGTTGTTAGTATTGTAGCTAGTGAACAATTAGGCTTTGATGTGGTATCAGCCGGAGAACTTCATACCACTGTAACCGCCTTAGAAAAAATGGGCTACTCCCCCGAAAAAATAGCCAATCAAATCTATTTTCATGGCAATAACAAATCCGTCGAAGAACTTCAATTAGCCATCGCAATAAAATGTACTATTATCGTCGATAATTGGTTAGAATTAGAAACCCTAGTTAAATTAGGTAATCTCAATCCCAATAATCCCATCCCCATTCTTCTAAGATTAACCCCAGGCATCGAATGTCATACACACGAATACATTCGCACGGGACACTTAGATAGTAAATTTGGCTTTGATCCCCATCAAATTGAAGCCGTTTTTACCTATGTTAGTCAACAAAAAGCTCTCAATTGTAGAGGATTACACGCTCATATTGGTTCCCAAATATTTGAACGTCAACCTCATCAAGATTTAGCAGATGTCCTAGTCAAATGGATAAAAAAAGGACAAACTTACGGACTAAACCTAGAAGAATTAAATATTGGCGGAGGTTTAGGTATTCGTTATACTCAAAGTGATGATCCCCCCAGTATCGAAGAATGGGTTAAAGCCGTCAGTCAAGCTGTTACCAAAGCTTGTCTTGCCGAAAATATTCCCTTACCCAAACTCATCGCCGAACCAGGGCGATCGCTGATTGGTTCGGCTTGTGTTACAGCTTATACCATAGGCAGTCGGAAAGAAATACCAGAAATACGGACTTATCTAGCAGTTGATGGAGGAATGTCAGATAATCCCCGTCCTATCACCTATCAATCCCTTTATCGGACGATTATTGCCAATCGGATGTCAACCCCCTTAACAGAAACTGTCACCGTCGCTGGTAAACATTGCGAATCAGGGGATATCCTAATAAAAGATGCCCAGTTGCCTCAAACACAACCAGGGGATATTCTAGTAGTGATGGGGACAGGAGCCTACAACTATAGTATGGCTTCTAATTACAATCGTTTGCCGCGGCCGGCGGCCGTCTTAGTCCAAGACGGAGAAGCCAATCTAATCGTGCAACGAGAAACCATTAACGATCTTATTCGACAAGATCGTCTACCTGACAGGCTTTTAGCTTAG